In Pseudobdellovibrio exovorus JSS, the genomic stretch GGTTGAAGCCTCGGCCAGAAATGTACCGACAAAGACGACACGTCCTTGATATTTTTTAACAAGATCCGGTAGGAATTCAAAAGCGTGCTGTAGATTTTTCTCAAATTGATTTTTATTCGAAGAAATGACCGGAGCAGAAAACAGCTCTGCCGAGCAAAAGCCGGTGGTTTTTCCCACCGCAATCGAAGCCATCGCCGTTGCATGATCCACAGTGGCCATGCGCTCTTCTGTTTCAGGATTGAAAAGCAATTGTGTGCAGCCTTGTAATTCAGAATGCTGAGTTTCTACCACACCATCAAACAACACGATCGCTGTCGGTGGTTTTGCAACAGCTGCCATAGTTGCCGACGTCTGAGGTTTGCTTGTGGATTCTGTTATTTTTCTATCAACAAAATTGTGAGGAAATTTTTCTCGGGATGAGACACGAAATCGGGCCCAATTTTTTCTCCATGCTGGCCACGCAGAGGAGTCAGGATACAAAGAGCTCTCTTGTCTTGCGGGGGGCGTCAGCTCTAAAAAACTGGTATCGTTCTTTGTCATGGCTATATACTACGTAAAGCAGGTAATTTTATGCAAACGAAATTGATCAATCAAGACATCAGCTTAGAAAGTCCGATGCGTATTCCTTTGATACGCAAAGCTTTAACTGATCCTTTGATTCAATTAAGTCCGCGCGCGATCGATCATCGCTGGCAAAGCGAGGCTAGCTTGCCTGCAGCTACGGGATTTAATCCCTACAGCATGAAGATCTACTTGCCCTTCAACAGCGTTGTTTTTGATTGGCTAAAAAATCCAGCGCAATCGGCTCGCCCTTTTAACGAAGACGATGCTCTGATTAAAAAACTTTTGCTGGTGGTGCATGACTACATTCACTGCTGGTCTATTCTGGCGGTACGCCAACTGCGTCCAGACCTCAACTTTGGCTGCGCAGAAATCACCTCTGAAAATTTTGAAGACATGGTGTTCTGCCATTTGTTAACAGAGGCCGCCGCCGTTGCCGGAGCCGACTACTGGTATTGGAGTCAAAACAAAATTAACGATCTTTGCCCGATTGGCACCAGAACAAATTCTTTTGCTGTTTCTTATCAATCCAGTGAACTTGGCGAGTTCCGCAAATTTAATCCTGACTTCAATCCCTTTCATAAAGACTTCCTGTCTTATTTGACGAGCAACTACTGCCGTGGTGATTTTGCAGGCTTTGATTTACTTAAGATCAAAGAAAGCCCCATGGTCTCCCATACGATTTTTCACGAAGTCAGCTATTCTCATTCCCAACGACTTTATTCACGTCGGATTATTTCTTCTTTTTCTAAGATGCCGGATAACTTTCATCTGTCCGAAATGGCTGAATCTTTAAAAGCACCCGTTTCTTTTCGTGAAGACTGGAAAAAAGATCTGACCTTGCGCCTAGCTAATTTATTGTGGAATTATATTTTGGATTTAGAGCCACAATTAGATTTTCAGTTAGACTCTCATACTGATCCACTTCAAGAAGAAACGCGCTGGCAAAGCCATAAAAATCACTACATGTACACCAATGTCAACTCCCTCACGGAAGAACAGCTTCAAGCCGAACTGAGCCACATGGAATGGAACGAAGACAAGTATTGGTTTTGGACACAGTATATTTCGACGTTTGAGTTTTCACAGTTTACCAAACTAGAACTAGATAAAATTCGCCTTGGTCTTTTAATTAAAAGCCAAGAGCGCCTTTTAGAAGTTGTGGATGGAAAAACGCGTTTAGCTTTGAATACCTACGAACCACAAACACTTTTTATTCCAAACTAAGGACGTTGACACATGAAGAACGTCCGCCAACAGGCTGAACTCAAAAAACAAATCGCGAAGACCTTTGTGATGGCTCAGCAAGAGCTCAATTCAATGTCTTCGCGCTCTGTGGCCTTAAATGATTTTCAAAATGATGTGACGGGTGCCCGTGTACAGAAAAACTCTTTTGTTGAAAATGGATTCCTGCCTTTAAAGAAAACCTTAGCCGCCCAAAAAGGGCTGCACGGAAAGACTCCCTATTGGCAACTGACTCCGCAAAGATTAAAACATCCAGCGGTATCAAGTGTTGTCGACAATCCCTTTCCCTATTTGAGCGCCCATCTTTGGGATCGCAGCGCTTTACGTTTGCTAGAAAAAACCTTCGGGCCCGCGGATGGGTTTTTAACACAAGAAGTCCTTGTGAACCTTCGGACCATCTGTGCTTTTGCTGAAGATGCACCGAGAGGCTCCAACAAAGGAGTTTTCTGTGACCCGACCTTACTGAAGTTTTCCCATTATCAAAAAGATGAAGCGCGCGATTTGAGTCCCGCCGTTAGAAAAGGAATTTTTTTAGCGAATATCGAAATGTCGCATCTGTTAAAAGATAATCCTGTTTTTTTAAACGAACATAGCGGCACCACTTTTGATTTGCCAGACGAGAATACTTTTTTCTATCAGCTGCAACGTCAACTTCCCTTTGAACAAATGCAGTTAGACGGACAAGATCTGTATTTGCCGATCTTTGCTATCTACTCGCAGCAACTGCGCCAGACGGCTTTAGAAAAGTTGATCTTTGGTGCTACTGTTTCTAGCGCTCAGTCTTCGACTGATTATCTAGCTTGGTTCAAACAGAATGTGGCGCGGCCGTTAATGCGTGTGATTTTTGATTCCTTTTTTAAATACGGAATTCACTTTGAATTACATCAGCAAAACCTCACTGTGCTTTTGCGGCAAGCGCAAACGGAATCGTTATTTGTTCAAGACTTCTATGATGTCTTGGAAGATCCGGTCGCACAGGCGTTGTTAAAACCCTTTGATGCAGAAGCGATCGTCACCCGCCAGCGTGCTCCGCTAGGGCTCTGTAATGAAATGGGTTTTGCTAGCGACGAACAGGGGCCAAAAAGTCTTTTAGCCATTGGTAGCTGGTATCGTCTTTTCTTGCGCGACTTCGGACAACATGAAAAGTGCGTTCGCGATGGCTTTTTATCTTTCTGCAAGGGCAACTCTCAGGACGGCGATTCAATTCCCACTCTGAGCTTTAATGATATTTTTTCTGAGGGCATTGCAGAGGAACTTAAAAAATTCACTCAACAACATCAGATCGATTTTGATCTGTCTACCTTCCGTGAGCATGATATTGTTATCGATTCTACCGCGGATTTTTATGCGCGCCTAACCGCTTTGCGAGAATTGATTTGTTTTTCTTTACTTAAGAAGCTGTCTCTGTCTGAAGCCACTAGCTCTTTAGCCGGAGCCTCAGGGGAAAATGCTTTGGATCGCTTTTATCAAACATTACGGGATGGCCATGGCATACTTCTGAGCTATGGCAGCGTCGTTCCCGAAAATCAAGACGAGCTACGCCTTGGATGGAATAGCTGGCTTTTATCGCCGCATCCTCGCCTGCAAGTTTTATTTCAAACGGACAAAGATAACCCGCGAAAAGCCCGCTATTTTGCAGCTCTTTTTCCGCGTCAACCTTCGGCTTTTTATTTAGAGTATTTTAAGGCTGTAAACTCAATTTCTTAAGATAGGCTTCCGCCTTATCGAAAGAGTCCACCAAAACTGTATCTTGATACTTAAAGTTTTCAAAAAGTGCTGTTGAGGTTCCTTCGCAAATCACCACAGCAAATTCGTCCTTCCATATTTTTTGAGCCTCTGACCACTCAGCACCATCTGCTTTTTTAAAAAGTCGTTCGCAAACAAGCTGTTCATAGGGTCCAAGAACCACTTCGCTTAAACGGCTATCTGAGGTGCGATATAACGACAGTTTGTCTTGCTTCCATGTGGACCAAAACTCTGTCAGTTGCTTTTCCGCAATGGCACTTGAGGGTTTAGATAGAACGAGAACACGCAGTTGCCGCATGGATTAACTTTCTGCCTCTGAATGATAGAAAAAATTTTCTTCCGCTGTTTTTGGTAATAGTGTTCTAACAGATGTTTTTAATGGAAAGATTCGTTGTAGTGGCTCGCGGAATAGTTTTTCGTAAGCATCACCAATTCCATATCTGTTGGCATAGTACTCTTTTACTTTTTCAAAGCCTGTGTACTTTTGAGATCGTCCTGTTACGATTTTCGTGTCGAAGCCGCCTTGGTCAAAGGCATATTCTTTCATGTCATAGTGAGTAGCGAGTTTTAATTCCATACGCTTCTTTTTCGAAGAGCCAGCAATGGTATGAGTTAAAAAAGAGAAGTAGAGTTCGGGTGTATATTGAAAAAAATGGCCGACTCCACTTTTTCCTGTCTGTTGGAAAAAGCGATCCACGCCGTATTCTTTGTCTTCTGATGTATATAAATAGCTTTCCTCTAACTCGTTGCCCTCGCGGTCGAAGTAGTTGATATAGGGAAAGCTTCCTGCAAAGACAGGAAGACCTTGAATCTGCTGTGCCAGCCAAAGATGCGTTGCAAATTGTGGCGAATTTGTTCGGTATTTTAATGCGTATTCAAGGTATTCACCGGACTCATAAAAACGGACAATACTTAAATCGATAAAGATTGGTTTTTTACCAATCTTTTCACAGAACTCCAAAGCATAGATTGTATCATGATCATTAAACTCAGGTTGAAGTCGCATGATCACCAGCTCAAAAGGGACTTTGGCGGCCAACGCTGCCTGCGCTACGCATTCGCTATCAATTCCGCCGCTAAAGCAAATCATCAACGGAGTCTTATATTTTTCGTATATCAACTGGCACGCGCGCTGCGCTTCCACAAATGGCAACTGCGGACGCGAATTAAAGAGTTTAAAGTGTGTGAGCTGATGACCTTCTTTAGGTTCTGAAATCGAGTAATGCGAAAGATGAGATGCGGGATAGAATAGTGTCATCGTGATTTAATTGTAACGGCCCATATGTCGTGCGATCAAGTCGTGACAGATATATTCTTGTTCGTCGGCGTAGGTAATGGTTGGCTTTAGTGGTGGTTCATCTGAAAACTTTCGGATGTATCGCTTAACCACGATGCTGTAAATTTCAACTTTTCTTTTTTCACTATGATCCAGACAAAGTGCGGCCACCCATCTTTCTTTTTCATAGGTGTTGTGTATGGCCCGTTTCATCACGTGAAAGCGGCCCGCAATTAAGGAATCGGCTCGATCCACCCGTGGCAACAGAAATAGTTCGGTGTCGTCCTTGTGCTCTTTTACATAAAAGAAGTAGTTGTTGTGCTGTGGGGAAAAATCTGAAAAGACAAACCAAAACTGATACAAAAAAGTCCGACTGAGGATTTCAAAATATTTTTGCATCTTTGGGTTTTCATCATGGTAAAGCGAAAGATAGTTACTAGACACGATCACAAGACAAGCCAAGATAGCTAAAGTGGCTTTCACCTTTCCGTAGGTTTTTTTGACAGCAGAGGCTTTTGGGTTTTTTGACGGATCTTCCACTGTCTTTTCCTCTTCGGAAAAGCTGGCGTAGCGCCAACGACCAAGGGCATTCCAAAACTCTTTTGGAATCAACACCATCAGTGGCACCATTAAAAACCAGTACATCGTGGCATCTGAAACTAATAAATAACCAATGAAATGAAAAAAGGCCCAAAAAGCAAAAATTCCTCCATGAATCCACGCTTTTTTCCACGGAGCCAATAGCAACAGACTCAATAAAATCTGTAACAGAGGAAGTGCATAACTGATTCCTTGCAAGAGCCACGGAAACTGCGCCACAAACCCATAGCTTTCAAACACACCTTCAGACTGAATATTTCTAACAAAAAATAATCCCTGCTGCCAACTGTCGTGCGCTAACTTCGTGAAACCGGCAAAAAAGTAAAGACTGAAAAGCTGTACGAAATACGGCAAAGTCACAGGCCATGACCATGACGACTTCACCACTTCGGTTTGCTTTAAAAAGCTTCCTGTAGAAGAAAACTTTAATGGTAGGAATAGAATCCAATAACAAAAAAACGTAAAAACTAAATCACCGATGTGTGCGGCTAGATCATTCCTTCGCATCGTTAGGCGTAAAATAATCAACCAAACAACCAGCCAAACTTTCGGGCGCCAACCGATTATAAGAAAAATTCCCGCAATCGCCTGAAGGCCGATTAACATCTGCCATTGCTGTAAACTCAAATTAGCAATCAGTTGATGAATCCACAATGAGCGACTGAAGAACTCGGCTGAAAAATCACGATAGCCATCTGTGCTGTACAGCCAACGAATATGGGGAAACTTAATTAGGGCGTCGTAAAGTGCTAGCAGTCCCGCGGCAATACGAAAAGCCACCAAAGAGCGTAGATCTATATCAAATAGAGAATTTAAAGTTCGCTTTATCACGGGTTTCTTTAATATCTTGGCTGACTCAGTAAAAAAAGACTAGAGTTATATAGAGTGAACCCGACTTATATTCTAGATTTCAAATCCGCTGTTCTCAAGTTGGCTCAAATTAAGATTCGTAGTCAAAGGCCTCGCTATGAGCGCGTTGCTTTTTTTCCCCGCCACGAAATGCGCGGCAGTTTGTTTGTCGCTATCACTCACTACGATTGGTCCGGATACGATTATCTAAAGACAGCGCTTGAAGCTGGTGTGGCCGGAGTCGTTCTAGAAACCTCCCACGAACACTTAGCGGCCTTAATTCCCAACAATGTCGACGTCTATCTTGTCGAAAGTCACCGCGCCTTTTTAGCCTCTATGGCCCATGAATCCCGTCAAGAGTTTGATGGAGACGTCATTGCCATCACGGGAAGCACCGGAAAAAGCCAACTCGGCACGTGGCTGCAATACGCTTTAGATTTTCATTTTAAAACTCAGTTTAACGATGGCAATCGCAATAGTTTTTTCGGACTGTGTGAGTTGCTTCTGCATATTCGTCGAAGCACACAAAAGCTTGTCGTCGAATTAGGTGCCCGTCAACTCGGAGAGCTTTCTGCCTTAGGTGAAATTCTTCAGCCACAAAACGTCGTGCTGACCAACATTCAGCACTCGCATTTAAAATATCTTAAGAATTTACAGAATGTCTTCGCCCTAAAAACAGAGCTGTTACAGGTTTCTTCTGTAGAAACTGTTTTTTTAAATGCTCTTGATCCCCTACAAAGTCCACTTCCCGATCAGTTTCCAGATAAGACTTTTATATTTTATCATCCTGAAAAAGTTTCGTCTGAGTTAGGCTTGTCTGGCCCCCATGAAGCGCAAGCTTATGCCGCTGTCGATGCAATAACAGACTTTCTTGGTGCGACCCCGATGCCAGAGTTTTCATTTTGGCCAAAGCTTCCTTTTAGCTTGTCGCAAATGCACACACGAAATGGCCAACTGGCTTTGTTGGATGGGCGCGTGACAACACCGGAAAGTTTAGAAAACTTCCGTAAGATTTTTTCTACCTTGTTAGCTCAGCAGAAACCGCCAACATCTTTTGCTTTGATCTCTGGCTTTGTCGATTTCGATCCTGTACACGAGCTGGCCTTTATCAAGACTGCAGCCCAGCGGTGGGCTGAATTACCTTTGAAGAAAATTTACTATGTTGGGCCACATGGTGAGTCTTTAAAAAAATTATATCTAGAAAATGGTGGACACGCCGAAGTGACTTTAGGAAAAAAAGAAGATGTGCAAAAAATTCTTGAGGAAATTCAGAGTCTAAGCCCCGAAGCTTTACTGGCGATTCAAGGACATCAAGAAGAGTGGTTTTTTAAATTGATGACAGAGCTAACGAAAAGTTAGCTCTGTTGTTAGAAAAATTCAGATTAGCCTAAGCTTTTTTCGATCATGCTGAAGATCGGACCCGAGATCAAACCTAAAGCTAAAATCAACAATGCTGAAATCACCACAACAACTGTTGTTCCGTAGTGACCTTCTTCTTTTGTCGTACAATTTCCTTCTTTCATGTACATGACCACGATTGGACGTAAATAGTAGTACGCACCTAGAACCGAGTTCACAACACCCCAGAAAGCTAACCACAGAAGTCCTTCGTTAACCGCCGCACTGAATAAGTACAGCTTACCGAAGAAACCTAAAGCTGGTGGAATACCCGCTAAAGACAACAAGAAGATCGTAAAGCATAAAGCTAAAACTGGTTTTTGCTTTGCGAATCCAGCAAGGTCTTCTGTTTGAACAAAGTGATTTTCATCTTTTTCAATCATGCTTAACACCGCAAACGCACCCATTGTCATAAGAGCGTACGTCATAATGTAAAACACGACGCTAGAAGCACCATAAGCTGAGTTTTCACTGATACCCGCGGTGATCACACCCACCAAAACATAACCCGAGTGAGCTACTGACGAATACGCCAGTGTACGCTTCAAGTTGTTTTGAATTAATGCAGCCACGTTACCTGCTGTCATCGTGATAACGGCAAACCATTGCAAGATCATCAGTAAGTTCTCGGAACCCACTAGGCCTTTAGAGGCCACAATTCTTAAGAACGCTGCAAATGAAGCGGCCTTAATCGCTGTCGCCATAAAAGAAGTGATCGGAGTCGGTGATCCCTGATAAACATCCGGTGTCCATGCATGGAAGGGAGCAATCGAAACTTTAAAGCAGAAGCCCAGAACGATGAACGCAAAACCAAAAATAAATAGGTAGTTACTGCTTTTCAAAAGCATGTCAGCGTTTTGAATTAAAGCCAATGTGCTGACTGTTCCTGTTGTTCCGTAGATAAACGAAACGCCATACAAGAAAATCGCAGAAGCAAATGATCCCAATACGAAGTATTTGATCGCCGCTTCTTTTGAAATGCGCTGTTCATGTGACATCGCGATCATTAAGTAAAGTGATAATGACATCAACTCTAATCCAATGAAAACCGTGATCAGGTTCACCGCTGAAATCAAGATCAGCGCACCTAATAGCGAGTTCATTGCTAAAAACAACAATTCTGAAAACTGTTTACCACGAGTCGATGGGTTTTCGTACATCATCACCATTGCGCCACCCGCGATCACAACAGCCACAACACCTAACCACTGTGTTAATCCGTCAAAGATCAACTGGCCATTAAATGCCGTTGGGGCGCCCGAAGCTCCTTCGCCGCCGAAGACCATTAAAAGTCCCGCCGTCAAAGTTAAACCGATAAGAGCCTCAATGATTGTGGCTACAGGGTTTTGTTCGCGATTGCCGCGCAACACTTTGATGGCGATTGGCAACAAGCTGAACAAAAACAACACGATCATCGGAGAGATCAGTAATACATCAGAAAGACCGACGGTTACGATATTATTAATAGAAGACATTTTTTACTTCTCCTCAACCTGTGCGTGTTGCGAACCACTTACTGGAAACGAATAATTACTTTTGTTTGCAATCAAGTGATCCACGCTGACTTTTGAATACTGCATGAAGTGATTCGGGAAGATACCCATCCAGAAGATCAACACAACCAAAGGAACTAGCACAGCGATTTCACGCGCACTTAAGTCATGTAGCGGATGCTCAGCATCTTTTTCACCAGCTAATACCAACTCACCTTTAGGACCGAAGAAAACTCGTTTCACCATCCACAACATATAAGCCGCACCCAAGATCACACCGCTGACCGCAAAAACAGCCACTGCCGGAGAATAATAGTACGAGCCCAACAAAATTAAGAATTCGCCGACGAAGCCGTTCGTTAACGGAACCGCGATAGACGACATCGTCACGATAATAAAAGCTATCGTGTAGATCGGAAGAACTCCGGCCAATCCGCCGTATTTTGCAATATCACGCGAGTGTGTTCTTTCGTAGATCATACCGATCAAGATGAACAGAGCTCCTGTTGAAATACCATGATTCAACATTTGGTATAAAGCGCCGTTTAAGCCGTATGTATTCATCGCGAACAATCCCACCACGATGTAACCCATGTGCGACACTGAAGAGTACGCTACAAGTTTTTTCACATCTGGCTGTACCATCGCCACCAAAGCACCATAGATAATACCAATCACACCTGCAGCCACGAAAATCCAGCCGTAGTGCTCAGTTGCTTCAGGGAACATCGGAATCACCCAACGGATGAAACAGTATGTACCCATCTTTAACATCACACCCGCAAGAACCACAGAACCTGGCGTCGGTGCTTCCACGTGGGCATCTGGTAACCATGTGTGAAGTGGGAACATTGGAACTTTAATCGCGAAGGCCAAAGCAAAAGCGAAGAACAACAACGTCTGAGCTGTAAAGAAATCACCGCCCACGAATGGAATGTGTAATTTATAGAAGTCTAAAAGGCTGGCGCTCATCGTGCCGCCTGTTACTTCTGGTGTTAAGCGCATCATGTAGATGATCGCTAACAACATCAAAACCGAACCCGCCATCGTGTAGATGAAGAACTTAACGGTGGCGTAGATACGGCGCGCGCCACCCCAGATACCGACCATGAAGTACATTGGAACCAGTGAAAGCTCCCAGAACACATAGAACAGAATCGCATCTAAAGCTAAGAACGAACCGAGCATTGCGGTTTGCAATACAAATAGCGCCGCATGAAAGCCACGAACACGATTATCAATCGAGTTCCAAGACGCCAGTACAATCACCGGAATCAAGAACGTTGTTAGAACCACGAGCATTAGCGAAATACCATCGACGCCAAGGAAGTAAGAAATTCCGAAGCGTTCGATCCACGCGGTTTTTTCA encodes the following:
- a CDS encoding NADH-quinone oxidoreductase subunit N, whose protein sequence is MSSINNIVTVGLSDVLLISPMIVLFLFSLLPIAIKVLRGNREQNPVATIIEALIGLTLTAGLLMVFGGEGASGAPTAFNGQLIFDGLTQWLGVVAVVIAGGAMVMMYENPSTRGKQFSELLFLAMNSLLGALILISAVNLITVFIGLELMSLSLYLMIAMSHEQRISKEAAIKYFVLGSFASAIFLYGVSFIYGTTGTVSTLALIQNADMLLKSSNYLFIFGFAFIVLGFCFKVSIAPFHAWTPDVYQGSPTPITSFMATAIKAASFAAFLRIVASKGLVGSENLLMILQWFAVITMTAGNVAALIQNNLKRTLAYSSVAHSGYVLVGVITAGISENSAYGASSVVFYIMTYALMTMGAFAVLSMIEKDENHFVQTEDLAGFAKQKPVLALCFTIFLLSLAGIPPALGFFGKLYLFSAAVNEGLLWLAFWGVVNSVLGAYYYLRPIVVMYMKEGNCTTKEEGHYGTTVVVVISALLILALGLISGPIFSMIEKSLG
- a CDS encoding Mur ligase family protein encodes the protein MNPTYILDFKSAVLKLAQIKIRSQRPRYERVAFFPRHEMRGSLFVAITHYDWSGYDYLKTALEAGVAGVVLETSHEHLAALIPNNVDVYLVESHRAFLASMAHESRQEFDGDVIAITGSTGKSQLGTWLQYALDFHFKTQFNDGNRNSFFGLCELLLHIRRSTQKLVVELGARQLGELSALGEILQPQNVVLTNIQHSHLKYLKNLQNVFALKTELLQVSSVETVFLNALDPLQSPLPDQFPDKTFIFYHPEKVSSELGLSGPHEAQAYAAVDAITDFLGATPMPEFSFWPKLPFSLSQMHTRNGQLALLDGRVTTPESLENFRKIFSTLLAQQKPPTSFALISGFVDFDPVHELAFIKTAAQRWAELPLKKIYYVGPHGESLKKLYLENGGHAEVTLGKKEDVQKILEEIQSLSPEALLAIQGHQEEWFFKLMTELTKS
- a CDS encoding complex I subunit 4 family protein; protein product: MILSLLIFLPVLFAALVMIWPQKSTVRHLALGLALVEFALSLVLLQKFDTGTAALQMVEKTAWIERFGISYFLGVDGISLMLVVLTTFLIPVIVLASWNSIDNRVRGFHAALFVLQTAMLGSFLALDAILFYVFWELSLVPMYFMVGIWGGARRIYATVKFFIYTMAGSVLMLLAIIYMMRLTPEVTGGTMSASLLDFYKLHIPFVGGDFFTAQTLLFFAFALAFAIKVPMFPLHTWLPDAHVEAPTPGSVVLAGVMLKMGTYCFIRWVIPMFPEATEHYGWIFVAAGVIGIIYGALVAMVQPDVKKLVAYSSVSHMGYIVVGLFAMNTYGLNGALYQMLNHGISTGALFILIGMIYERTHSRDIAKYGGLAGVLPIYTIAFIIVTMSSIAVPLTNGFVGEFLILLGSYYYSPAVAVFAVSGVILGAAYMLWMVKRVFFGPKGELVLAGEKDAEHPLHDLSAREIAVLVPLVVLIFWMGIFPNHFMQYSKVSVDHLIANKSNYSFPVSGSQHAQVEEK
- a CDS encoding ferric iron reductase, which produces MKNVRQQAELKKQIAKTFVMAQQELNSMSSRSVALNDFQNDVTGARVQKNSFVENGFLPLKKTLAAQKGLHGKTPYWQLTPQRLKHPAVSSVVDNPFPYLSAHLWDRSALRLLEKTFGPADGFLTQEVLVNLRTICAFAEDAPRGSNKGVFCDPTLLKFSHYQKDEARDLSPAVRKGIFLANIEMSHLLKDNPVFLNEHSGTTFDLPDENTFFYQLQRQLPFEQMQLDGQDLYLPIFAIYSQQLRQTALEKLIFGATVSSAQSSTDYLAWFKQNVARPLMRVIFDSFFKYGIHFELHQQNLTVLLRQAQTESLFVQDFYDVLEDPVAQALLKPFDAEAIVTRQRAPLGLCNEMGFASDEQGPKSLLAIGSWYRLFLRDFGQHEKCVRDGFLSFCKGNSQDGDSIPTLSFNDIFSEGIAEELKKFTQQHQIDFDLSTFREHDIVIDSTADFYARLTALRELICFSLLKKLSLSEATSSLAGASGENALDRFYQTLRDGHGILLSYGSVVPENQDELRLGWNSWLLSPHPRLQVLFQTDKDNPRKARYFAALFPRQPSAFYLEYFKAVNSIS